Part of the Panicum virgatum strain AP13 chromosome 4N, P.virgatum_v5, whole genome shotgun sequence genome is shown below.
GAAGATGCATTCTAAATATAAAAGGTAGTCCTGAAATCTCACTTGAAAAATGGATGATTTGTTCGCAGTTTTGACTGCTATATATAGTACAATAGTGTTTATGCAACTAGACATGTCTATCGTACTCAGTCTAAACAGACTAGATGCTACTTTGCAGATGATCGAGTGTCTAGTATGTaaactaacaaaaactaattgTTATTTCAGTACTCTAAACAGGCTAGTTCCTAGTACTAGAACAAGAGGGTCATAATTCTTCCACAGATGTAGTATTTCTACACTTAGTGGCTCGTCAAAGATCGAAAGTTTTAATCAGATATTTTAAGGCTATCCGCACTCGTCGTACTCTAAATTCATCGtctaaaaaaatatcatgtCCTAGTCATCAATATTCTCTCCTCTGCATCCAATTCCCCTGCACTCATTCATACTCTACACTCTACCTCTATATCAACTACCAAGCTATGGGTCCCgcatgtcataatttttttttgttctctgCCCTCACACCCCAGTCACtatctctcctccttcctctctctcccatcTCCACCCcacccgcgccgctcctcccctgTCTCCAGCGGCTGCTCCGCCCACCGCCAACTCCCTTCCTGCTCCGCCTGCCGGCCCACCTCCACGGCGCGCGCGAGGCACAGTTTGCAGCGCCGCGTGGCCGGATCTGGTCCCAGTCTCCCTCCAGTCcctggccggcggccatggcaagGAGCGGGTGGAGCTGGGGCCGCGGGCGCGAGGCCGGCGGGGACGAGCTGAGCCGCGCCGACCGCCTCGCGCGACGGCTGTCCTCCCTCGCGCCGTGTTACGTGAGCTCAAGCTCCTCGCCTCCCTGCGTCGAGCTCCCCGGCAAagagtgcgcggcggcggcttccatcTCCTCCTTCGACGCCGCCCCCACCCACGCTTGTTCGGCCATATGCTTGTTTAGCGTGTGACTTTACCGCACCCAATGCAGCGTCTAGGTACGCTATCGCGTCCTGCAGGATCAGGTCGCGGGCGCGATAGCGTACACGCTGCGGGCAGCCTAAGACGTCTAGCATCCGTGAGTTCGTGTCTTTGACTACATAAAGTATATACCTTTCGCAAAGTCATGTGTACAAAAGAGCTTTCAAAATCCTTggctactactccctccgtttttttTATAAGGTATAGTTTAACATGGTACGGTCCTCCAAATAACACTTTAAGCacttatttatcatatattatatcacttatggTTATAAAATTATAATCATAGCAAAGTATATTTTATTACGGATCCAATCATATATAGtttacattataaaaataaaaaatgaacagtcaaattattggtcaaagattgcAAAGTTTCAATCTCGATATACGTGTGTGTCTTATAAAGAAAAACAGAGGCAAAGTTTCAATCTCGATATACGTGTGCGTCTTATAAagaaaaacggagggagtacctactagtttaaaatttgaagTTCCACTTGGAAGTAGTCCCCCCCACGAAGATAGAGTTATCACGGTAGCTTGTGCCACGCCTCGGAAAATCGGAAGTTTGCAAGACACCACAaacttaattttttatttgggGTGTTTGCTCGAagccctggcgccgccgccggtgtctTCCGCCTCCAACACCGCTTGGCCCCTCTTCCTTCCCCTTCGGTGTCTCGCCGGAGGCCGAAGGAAGTGGGGATCCAGTTTTTTTCTAGTTTCTCCAGTAGATCGAGTCATCTAGAGTTAAAGTCTTCTAGGATTAGAGTCTCTCCTGTCAAGTCTCTTGGTATTGGAGATTTAtttcctccttctcctctccgGTGACGGCAAAGGGGCAGGGTGGATTCGTCTTCTCCATGGCGGATCTATTGAAGATGAGGACGACACCGACGTCAACAACTTCATCGATTTAACGACATGGAGATTTGGGTTTCCGGGTGGTGACATCAAGGTGGAGATGATGCCGCCATCATGGAATAATGTTCTCCGGTCTCTTCTCTGTTTTATTGTTGTCAGATCTGACCACAATGAAGGACTAGGGAGAATATGCAGATcagtctttctttttcttcagtgGCAGAAAGAAGAAGACGAAAGACACAAGAAAGAAGTTTCTCTACTTCGCCTGCAGGAGTGTTGGCCGCCATTCGTTGGGCTTTTGTTCTTGAGTTTGTTACCGGGTGTTTGCCTGTGCACGCCGAGTGTTTGGCTGTGCAGCCTTCTGTGCACgcctagggatggcaacgggtatatACCCGTCGGGTAGTGGCCACCCATACCCGTACCCGTTAGGATTAAATtttacccgtcgggttacccgtaCCCGCATACGGGTAAGAAAATGATTCCATACCCGTACCCGCGCGGGTAATTTTTACCCGTCGGGTAACCCACACCCGAAATCATACCCGAGTATTACATATAAATATTAGACATTcacatgaaaaataaatcattacAAGCTTCATTTCAACAAGTTAATGGCTCATATGGGTTAACATGAGTTAGAGAGGgttcaacaatatatatactaaGAGGGTTTAATTGGATTTGAGCTAAATTCATAGGTCATATgggctaaaatgagttagatactTAGGCTCATTTGTTTTTCCTGCGGGTATTTCTTACCCACGGGTAGGCGGGTATGGGTAGTATAAACCCGCACCCGTACCCGCCATACCCGATGGGTATAAGATTTTGTCCAATAATGTACCCACGGGTAGAAAAATCATTCCATACCCGCCTTCTTATCGGGTAAAACCCGTCGGGTactcgggtttcgggtacccattgccatccctaTGCACGCCGAGTGTTTGGCTGTGCAGTGCAGCCTTTTATACGAAGCGTCATATAGGTCTGGAGTTGAGAATTTAGACTATACAAGACTTTTAGATGATCAGGTTGTATTCCAGCATGCTTGTAACCTGATGATGTAATCAACTATGGTCTAATATATTTCTTCTTTCGTCTAAAAaaacttattttttatttttcaactcGATGGAATCTGCAGCACACCATGAACACTGAGGATCTACCATTCACGACTTTACGCATGTACAGCATATATCATCTCAAATCGCGCGTCATGTCTTGAGTTACATATTATTCAAGTGTATAGGCATTTCATCTGAATATGATATTTACGGATCTGTTAAACTGTTCAGGTAGCAGAAGAATTGTGATTGCATAAAACAGTCTCGATACTGCATAACAAACTGCCAAGAAACCTGCCCTCGAATACATTTGTATGGTATTGAACTAAGGTGGTCCAATGTACAGCTTCCATTACATGAAAAAAGAGTACAACTTACAAATGATTCAAACAACGTTATACAGCCGCTCTCAATCTAAATGAACATGGAGTTATCTAAAATGTAATGTACCTCATTACTCAGTTCATTTGTAACATTGCCGGCTAACAAATCTGCCCCCAAAGAAAATGCATGATAATTTAATGCTGAAATTCCTAGAACGACCTTCGTTGTTCTGACCAAGATTTGTGAAGCAAGTAACACCTTATGGCTTAAATGGCGCAAATACAACCACCGAATTGTGACCTCCGAATCCAAAGGAATTTGAAATACCTGCATAGCAGTACAAACAAATATAAGGAGAGGAGAGACACAAAGAGGTTGGTTGGGAGAAATGTGCGTGGAAACTGATACTTACCAACATTCACTTCATGCTGCTTTTTTACATTAGGTACAGTATCAAATTCaaccgcttcctccgggttCTGCAATCAAGAGAGAATGTGATCAGTTTTTCTAGTGATTATTTACCTGGTGAATTCTACTAGTTTGTCAGCTAAATTCACATGGACATGGGAAACCAACACTTACAAATTGGTTTATGCTTGGATGCACCCATCCAGTAGTTATGCCTTTAACAGTAGCAATGGCTTCCAAACCACCTGCTGCACCAAGGCAGTGTCCTATCATGGACTGCAAATGGAACATCAAATCAGGATGGGCGATGAATCAATCcgaggtaaaaaaaaaagaaaagaaaaacatagtTAGATGAAGTACCTTGGTTGCATTTATTTTGATCCCAGATGGGTCCTTAAAGACTTGTTTGATGGCATTCACCTCCGCCAGATCACCAGCAAGGGTGGATGTGGCATGAGCATTGATATAGTTGACCTGCAAATAATGTAAATAATCCATTTAATTAGGGCTTCTTCAGAGGACTTGCCAagtcaaaactcaaaaacagcacATAGGAGACAGAAATATTGTACATCAAATTTAAAAACACAATCTTAGTTTATTGTTAAATATTATAATTCTGACAACAAAAGAATTAATTTTATACCTTACAGAAACAAACTTATCAACCTTAAAATTGTGAAGTACAAAATGTATAAGAAATTATCATTTATAGTGTACTACGCACCAGCTCCTTATAAAAAAAACTACACACCATCTCAATAAGCAAAAATTATAACTGACTTAAAAAGGTGGCACTGCTAATACAAAACTAGTAAAATCAACTATGGATAGTTATTTAAGGATCACAAAGTGCTACACTAGCAATACAGAAAAGCTTATGCATATACAGAACAAATATGAATAGGAGTGTATGTTAAGGTCTGAGAAAACTTGTATTACCTCCTCTGGTGCCACACCAGCATCTTCGAGACTTTGCTTAATGCATGATGAAACACCAAGGCCATCGGATCTTGGGTCAGTCATATGGTAAGCATCACAATTCACAGCACCTCCTAAATACTCTGCAATTATCGGTGCATCCCGTTTCATTGCATGCTCTAGGCTCTCCATGACCTTGTTCAAGTTGAAAGAGTTAGGAATTAGATTATCACATCGAGGGCATGGCAGAAGATGTTTGACAAAATAAATGTCATATAAACTATTTTACAGTATATAAGCGGCACAAAAATATCAGATAATGTAGTTCATACCAGCACTCCAGCTCCTTCACCCATGACAAAACCATCACGGTCCTTGTCCCAAGGCCTGGATGCTGTTTTAGGGTCATCATTCCTCTGTGACAGTGCTCTACATGCAACAAAGCCACCAACACCGATGGGAATAATTGCAGCTTCAGTGCCACCAGCAAGCATTATATCAGCTTCGCCCCTGCGAATATGGTTTGCTGCAGCATAGAAACAGTAGTTCGAGGTAGCACAGGCAGTGGAGATGGAGTAGTTTGGACCCATGAAGCCAATGTCCATTCCAAGCAAGGCGGACCCCATGTTTGTTATAGCAtatgggatgaagaaaggagtTATTTTTCTGTATCCCTTCTCAATAAGATTCTGAACACCATCAGAAAACACCGTGAGGCCACCCATACCAGTGCCCACAAGCACACCAGCCCGGGCCTTGTCAATCTGCCAGAGAGAATGTTTTACCAATTAGAATCCTCCTCTTTGCCAAGTATAGTAT
Proteins encoded:
- the LOC120670173 gene encoding 3-oxoacyl-[acyl-carrier-protein] synthase I, chloroplastic-like — translated: MQSLLLPTAAAAPAAAPRGRRQPPGRVSVRASAAAAAPRRETDPKKRVVITGMGLVSVFGNDVDAYYDRLLAGESGIGPIDRFDASKFPTRFAGQIRGFSSEGYIDGKNDRRLDDCLRYCIVSGKKALESAGIALGSKPMEKIDKARAGVLVGTGMGGLTVFSDGVQNLIEKGYRKITPFFIPYAITNMGSALLGMDIGFMGPNYSISTACATSNYCFYAAANHIRRGEADIMLAGGTEAAIIPIGVGGFVACRALSQRNDDPKTASRPWDKDRDGFVMGEGAGVLVMESLEHAMKRDAPIIAEYLGGAVNCDAYHMTDPRSDGLGVSSCIKQSLEDAGVAPEEVNYINAHATSTLAGDLAEVNAIKQVFKDPSGIKINATKSMIGHCLGAAGGLEAIATVKGITTGWVHPSINQFNPEEAVEFDTVPNVKKQHEVNVGISNSFGFGGHNSVVVFAPFKP